The nucleotide sequence CCGAGGGGGCGTGGCTGGCCATGAGCCCACCGTACCGAGTGTCCGCGAACGCGTCCCGGTTCCGGGAGCGGGCGTCGGCGTCGCGGATAGCGCGGATCGTGGCGGAGTCGCAGCGGCTGCACGCCGGGGACGCTGGGGTTCGGTGGTTCGTGATGGGGGACGACGACACCGTCTTCTTTGTGGACAACCTGGTGGCCATGCTGGGGAAGTACGACCACGAGGAGATGTACTACGTGGGCGCGCCGTCGGAGAGCGTGGAGCAGGACGTGATGCACTCGTACGGCTTGGCGTTCGGCGGCGGAGGGTTCGCGGTGAGCGCCCCAGCAGCGGCCGAGCTAGCCCGAGCCCTCGACGGGTGTCTCGACCGCTACGCCCAATTGTACGGCAGCGATCAGCGGGTGCACTCCTGCTTGAGCGAGCTCGGCGTGCCGCTCACTCGCGAGCCCGGATTCCACCAAGTAagcttcctcctcctctcgtAATTAAAATTGCTtactcatatatatacatatatatacatacatatatttatatatatactcgTACTCTACTCTTCTTGTGTTCACAAGAAAACGGAAAAAATCAAACAAGCAATGCAGAAAAATTgttctaaatttattttttaaaagatttatTAGTTTATTGGAGAAAAACAAGGTGGTGCTGATGTCAGAGATTGTCTAAGCAATTGGTGTGGAAATGCCTTGAACTCAAAGGAGTCTCAGTCATGGTCCTCTTCAATTATTGTACAATTCCAGTTGTGACGATCCCACCAGTGGAACAGAGAAGCTTCGGACCCCAAAGAGTGGATGGAGGATATCCGTAGATTTGTGGGTCGGAATAGCATTTGCCCCACGTATGTTTACCTTTACGTATCCAACTAAAAGTCTAATCTAAACCACGTGTTTGCTCCGAAATCACAGGCAGTCAGCCTCAGATGAGTCCATAAAGCAAACGTGGTGGTCCTCTAGCTCGATTCCTGCTATATAGACTTGTTTATTTGGATGCTCTACAATGCCTCGTGGTGTGTGATAACAACAAAAACATGGTCGCTCGTTGTCGCGTGACTGCAGCTGGACATCCGAGGCGACGCGTACGGGTTGCTGGCGGCGCACCCGGTGGCGCCGCTGGTGTCGCTGCACCACCTGGACTACCTAGCGCCCATCACGCCGCGCGGGGGCGACCGGCTCGGTGCCCTGCGCACGCTCATGGACGCGGCCCGCCTCGACCCCGCACGCATCCTGCAGCAGTGCTTCTGCTACGAGGCCCAGAGAGGCTTCGCATGGTCCGTCTCCGTTTCCTGGGGATACACCGTGCAGCTGTACCCGCGGGTCTTGGCGGCCAATGACATGGAGGTCCCGCTCCGCACCTTCAAGACCTGGAGGAGCTTCGGCGATGGGCCATTCACGTTCAACACCCGCCAGGTGGCGCCGGACCGGCCCTGCGATCGCCCGCTGCTCTACTTCCTCAGCAGCGTGAAGAAGAAGAACGGGCAAGACGGGAGTGGAAGCACGATGTCGGAGTACTCCCGATACCGAGAGGAGGAGGACGGGCGGTGCAAAGGCCTCCCTGGTTATGGTGCGGCCTTGAAGGTGGAAACCGTCAAGGTGTTCGCGCCCAAGATGGACCCCGCCGCATGGAGGCGAGTACGTACCTCTTCCTCTTCCCGTTCCCGAATGGGGATTAGTAATCGCTCAGGGTGACTACGGCCGATGTTGTGTGTGTCAGGCACCGAGGAGGCAGTGCTGCCGAACGCGTCGGTCATGGTGGGGCCGTACCTTGGAAGTCCGAATAAGAAACTGTCGCCCGGGTGAGATCACGTCCCCGCCGCAGGTGTAGACCGCCGCCGCTGCAGCTCAGGTAAATCGATGCACAATTTCTGCCTATATGCACAGGATACCGCAGCACGTTTTTGCTGTACATATAAACCATGACATATATATTT is from Musa acuminata AAA Group cultivar baxijiao chromosome BXJ1-6, Cavendish_Baxijiao_AAA, whole genome shotgun sequence and encodes:
- the LOC135676723 gene encoding uncharacterized protein LOC135676723, with the protein product MLQGWKKYLFHSKEGGDGGGGGVRWGRISASVCFLVLLSLAFVCFSAFYSGDYGWSAATANIGLGPAAEAAAAVADPSPTNLSHIVFGIGGSARTWSLRRGYSELWWRPGVTRGHVWLDKAPPEGAWLAMSPPYRVSANASRFRERASASRIARIVAESQRLHAGDAGVRWFVMGDDDTVFFVDNLVAMLGKYDHEEMYYVGAPSESVEQDVMHSYGLAFGGGGFAVSAPAAAELARALDGCLDRYAQLYGSDQRVHSCLSELGVPLTREPGFHQLDIRGDAYGLLAAHPVAPLVSLHHLDYLAPITPRGGDRLGALRTLMDAARLDPARILQQCFCYEAQRGFAWSVSVSWGYTVQLYPRVLAANDMEVPLRTFKTWRSFGDGPFTFNTRQVAPDRPCDRPLLYFLSSVKKKNGQDGSGSTMSEYSRYREEEDGRCKGLPGYGAALKVETVKVFAPKMDPAAWRRAPRRQCCRTRRSWWGRTLEVRIRNCRPGEITSPPQV